Proteins from one Streptomyces sp. NBC_00289 genomic window:
- a CDS encoding SGNH/GDSL hydrolase family protein has translation MHGIRGRLAALLLAVSAVVAGTVAPAEAGQQGDGRGWTGTWATAASEHYEVSGMSEVTVRMPVHTSVGGSSVRIRLTNAYATDPVAIGHATVGLHDGGSAVARPYDLRFGGKRAVTIPAGGQAVSDPVGLAVPALTDLVVSLHLPGQVTHITDHWWAQQTVYWTDYGAGDHAADTSGDAYTWTTTSWPFLSGVDVTAPRTGSVVALGDSITDGSYSTADTNQRWPDLLSARLNACLPGAGVLNAGITSNRITAGTATNPSALDRLDRDVLSQPGARTLILFEGINDLGGASAEQIIAGMTEIADRAHRRGMRVVGATITPYKDFTWGGWSEETEGRRQQVNAFVRASGRVFDDYADFDRAVRDPADPRRLGAAYDSGDHLHPNDAGMKAFADSIDLMSLGLGRGCS, from the coding sequence ATGCATGGGATACGCGGCAGGCTCGCGGCGTTGCTCCTGGCGGTCTCGGCCGTCGTGGCCGGGACGGTGGCACCCGCCGAGGCCGGTCAGCAAGGCGACGGGCGCGGCTGGACCGGGACCTGGGCGACGGCGGCCAGCGAGCACTACGAGGTCTCGGGGATGTCCGAGGTGACGGTACGGATGCCGGTGCACACCAGCGTCGGCGGCTCGTCCGTACGCATCCGGCTGACCAACGCCTACGCCACCGACCCGGTGGCGATCGGACACGCGACCGTGGGCCTGCACGACGGGGGTTCCGCCGTGGCGCGCCCGTACGACCTGCGATTCGGCGGGAAGCGCGCGGTCACCATCCCGGCGGGCGGCCAGGCGGTGAGCGATCCGGTCGGACTCGCCGTGCCGGCCCTGACCGACCTGGTCGTCAGTCTCCATCTGCCCGGCCAGGTCACACACATCACCGATCACTGGTGGGCGCAGCAGACCGTGTACTGGACGGACTACGGTGCGGGCGACCACGCCGCCGACACCTCCGGCGACGCCTACACCTGGACCACCACGAGCTGGCCGTTCCTCAGCGGCGTCGACGTGACCGCGCCGAGGACCGGGTCGGTGGTGGCGCTCGGCGACTCGATCACCGACGGGTCGTACTCGACGGCCGACACCAACCAGCGCTGGCCCGATCTGCTGTCGGCCCGGCTGAACGCCTGTCTGCCCGGCGCCGGAGTGCTCAACGCGGGCATCACCAGCAACCGGATCACCGCCGGGACCGCGACGAATCCCTCGGCGCTCGACCGGCTCGACCGGGATGTGCTCTCCCAGCCGGGCGCCAGGACCCTGATCCTCTTCGAGGGGATCAACGATCTCGGCGGGGCGAGTGCCGAGCAGATCATCGCCGGGATGACGGAGATCGCCGACCGGGCGCACCGGCGCGGCATGCGGGTCGTCGGCGCCACCATCACCCCGTACAAGGACTTCACCTGGGGTGGCTGGAGCGAGGAGACGGAGGGGCGGCGGCAGCAGGTCAACGCGTTCGTCCGGGCCTCCGGCAGGGTCTTCGACGACTACGCCGACTTCGACCGGGCGGTCCGGGACCCGGCGGATCCGCGGCGGCTGGGCGCGGCGTACGACTCCGGTGACCATCTGCATCCCAATGACGCCGGGATGAAGGCATTCGCCGACTCCATCGACCTGATGTCGCTCGGCCTCGGCCGCGGCTGTTCCTGA